Proteins found in one Synechococcus sp. LA31 genomic segment:
- the nuoK gene encoding NADH-quinone oxidoreductase subunit NuoK — protein MNLEIPTTVPLQAYLALAAILFCIGVWGLINSRNAVRVLMSIELMLNGVNINLMAFSSYLDGQLIRGQVFAIFVITVAAAEAAVGLAILLSLYRNRETVDMERFNLLRW, from the coding sequence ATGAACCTCGAGATCCCAACGACCGTTCCTCTCCAGGCCTATCTGGCCCTGGCGGCCATCCTCTTCTGCATAGGTGTGTGGGGCTTGATCAACAGCCGCAATGCCGTGCGGGTGTTGATGAGTATTGAGTTGATGCTCAATGGTGTGAACATCAACCTGATGGCCTTCTCCAGCTACCTCGATGGCCAGCTGATCCGCGGCCAGGTTTTCGCCATCTTTGTGATCACCGTGGCTGCCGCTGAGGCCGCCGTGGGGTTGGCGATCCTGCTGTCGCTCTACCGCAACCGTGAGACGGTCGACATGGAGCGTTTCAACTTGCTGCGTTGGTAG
- a CDS encoding citrate synthase, with translation MVSAAPAGAGLKAAAPQYRPGLEGVPATQSAVCDIDGQRGLLTYRGYSVEELAQHSTFLETTYLLIWGDLPTAPQLRQFEHEVQMHRRVSFRIRDMMKSFPSQGHPMDALQASAASLGLFYSRRALDNPEYIVSAVVRLIAKIPTMVAAFQLIRKGQDPIQPRDDLPYAANFLYMLTEREPDPLAARIFDACLILHAEHSLNASTFSARVTASTLTDPYAVVASAVGTLAGPLHGGANEDVLEMLDSIGSADQVEPWLDQAIAEKRKIMGFGHREYKVKDPRAVILQKLAEQLFDQFGHDPLYDLARKLEEAAAVRLGPKGIYPNVDFYSGLVYRKLGIPVDLFTPIFAIARTAGWLAHWKEQLGANRIYRPTQIYTGSQGRDWAPLEAR, from the coding sequence ATGGTGAGTGCAGCACCGGCTGGTGCCGGTTTGAAGGCCGCGGCCCCGCAATACCGCCCGGGTCTTGAAGGGGTTCCCGCCACGCAGTCGGCGGTGTGCGACATCGATGGCCAACGCGGCCTGCTCACCTACCGCGGCTACAGCGTGGAGGAGTTGGCCCAGCACAGCACGTTTCTGGAAACCACCTACCTGCTCATTTGGGGTGATCTGCCCACGGCGCCCCAGCTGCGCCAGTTTGAACACGAGGTGCAGATGCACCGGCGGGTGAGCTTCCGCATCCGCGACATGATGAAGAGCTTCCCCTCCCAGGGGCATCCGATGGACGCGCTACAGGCCAGCGCTGCCTCGCTTGGTCTCTTTTATTCCCGCCGCGCTCTCGATAACCCGGAATACATCGTGTCGGCGGTGGTGCGCCTGATCGCCAAGATCCCCACGATGGTGGCGGCCTTCCAGCTGATCCGCAAAGGCCAGGATCCGATCCAGCCCCGCGACGATCTGCCCTACGCGGCCAACTTCCTCTACATGCTCACCGAGCGGGAGCCGGATCCCCTGGCGGCCCGCATCTTCGACGCTTGCCTGATCCTGCACGCTGAGCACAGCCTCAACGCCAGCACCTTCAGCGCCCGGGTCACCGCCAGCACCCTGACCGATCCCTACGCGGTGGTGGCCTCGGCGGTGGGCACCCTGGCCGGCCCGTTGCATGGCGGTGCCAATGAAGACGTGCTGGAGATGCTCGACAGCATTGGCAGCGCTGATCAGGTGGAGCCCTGGCTGGATCAGGCCATTGCCGAGAAGCGCAAGATCATGGGCTTCGGCCACCGCGAATACAAGGTGAAGGATCCGCGGGCGGTGATCCTGCAGAAGCTGGCCGAGCAGCTGTTTGATCAGTTCGGCCATGACCCTCTCTACGACCTGGCCCGCAAGCTCGAGGAGGCCGCCGCCGTACGCCTCGGTCCGAAGGGGATCTACCCCAACGTGGACTTCTATTCCGGCCTTGTGTACCGCAAGCTCGGCATCCCGGTGGATCTGTTTACGCCGATCTTTGCCATCGCCCGCACAGCCGGCTGGCTGGCCCACTGGAAGGAACAGCTAGGGGCGAATCGCATCTACCGACCCACGCAGATTTACACCGGCTCCCAGGGGCGCGACTGGGCGCCATTGGAGGCCCGCTAA
- a CDS encoding CYTH domain-containing protein, with amino-acid sequence MALEIERRFLVAGEGWREHIRWDRHLLQGYLVGSADGLTLRVRSDGANAAWLTLKYPAAGIARHEFEYAIPPSDAEALLERSEASLIKRRFGLDLAGGDWVLDVFEAANAPLVIAEVELESEQDVVAIPPWCRWEITGEGAFSNAALARCPFQAWAAQEQEAWLLKLGALQA; translated from the coding sequence ATGGCCCTGGAGATCGAACGGCGTTTTCTGGTGGCCGGGGAAGGGTGGCGGGAGCACATCCGCTGGGATCGCCACCTGCTGCAGGGTTATCTGGTTGGATCCGCCGATGGCCTCACCCTGCGGGTGCGCAGTGATGGTGCCAATGCCGCCTGGCTCACCCTGAAATATCCAGCCGCCGGTATCGCACGGCATGAATTCGAATACGCCATCCCGCCATCTGATGCGGAGGCCCTGCTGGAGCGCAGTGAGGCCAGCCTGATCAAGCGGCGCTTTGGGTTGGATCTGGCGGGGGGCGATTGGGTGCTCGATGTCTTTGAAGCAGCGAATGCTCCGCTGGTGATCGCCGAGGTGGAGCTGGAGAGCGAGCAGGATGTGGTTGCGATTCCACCTTGGTGTCGCTGGGAGATCACCGGAGAAGGTGCGTTCAGCAATGCAGCCTTGGCGCGATGCCCCTTTCAGGCCTGGGCTGCCCAGGAGCAGGAGGCCTGGCTGTTGAAACTGGGAGCGCTGCAGGCTTAG
- the nuoH gene encoding NADH-quinone oxidoreductase subunit NuoH, whose protein sequence is MSAGLDLEASFTDLLQGLGLSPGAAHLLWLPLPMLLVLVAAVVGVLVNVWLERKISAAVQQRIGPEYAGALGILQPLADGLKLLFKEDIIPARADGLLFTLGPVLVLVPVILSWLVVPFGQNLLISNVGVGIFLWISLSSIQPIGLLMAGYASNNKYSLLGGLRAAAQSISYEIPLALAVLAVVMMSNSLSTVDIVDQQTGAGILSWNIWRQPVGFAIFWICALAECERLPFDLPEAEEELVAGYQTEYSGMKFALFYLGSYINLVLSALLVSVLYLGGWGFPLPVEWIVNLTGQSIDAPLVQVITATTGIVMTVLKAYLLVFFAILLRWTVPRVRIDQLLDLGWKFLLPIALVNLLVTAGLKLAFPAFFGG, encoded by the coding sequence GTGAGCGCCGGCCTCGACCTGGAGGCCAGCTTCACCGATCTGCTGCAGGGTCTGGGCCTGTCGCCCGGAGCCGCCCACTTGCTCTGGCTACCGCTGCCCATGCTGCTGGTGCTTGTGGCTGCCGTTGTGGGTGTGTTGGTGAACGTGTGGCTGGAGCGCAAGATCTCCGCTGCGGTGCAACAGCGCATCGGCCCCGAATACGCCGGTGCCCTGGGCATCCTTCAGCCCCTGGCCGATGGCCTCAAGCTGCTGTTCAAGGAAGACATCATTCCGGCGCGGGCCGACGGTCTGTTGTTCACCCTCGGCCCGGTGCTCGTGCTCGTGCCGGTGATCCTCAGTTGGCTGGTGGTGCCCTTCGGCCAGAACCTGCTGATCAGCAACGTGGGCGTGGGGATCTTCCTCTGGATCTCCCTGAGCAGCATCCAGCCCATCGGTTTGCTGATGGCGGGATATGCCTCGAACAACAAATATTCCCTGCTCGGGGGCCTGCGGGCTGCGGCTCAGTCGATCTCCTACGAGATTCCACTGGCCTTGGCTGTGTTGGCCGTGGTGATGATGAGCAACTCGCTCAGCACCGTCGACATCGTCGACCAGCAGACCGGTGCCGGCATCCTGAGCTGGAACATCTGGCGTCAGCCGGTGGGCTTCGCGATTTTCTGGATCTGCGCCCTGGCCGAGTGCGAACGCCTCCCCTTCGACCTGCCTGAGGCGGAAGAGGAGCTGGTGGCCGGCTATCAGACGGAATATTCCGGCATGAAGTTTGCCCTCTTCTATCTAGGCAGCTACATCAACCTGGTGCTCTCGGCCCTGCTGGTGTCGGTGCTTTACCTGGGTGGCTGGGGTTTCCCTCTGCCTGTGGAGTGGATCGTCAACCTCACCGGTCAGTCGATCGATGCTCCGCTGGTGCAGGTGATCACGGCTACCACAGGCATCGTGATGACCGTGCTCAAGGCCTACCTGCTGGTGTTCTTTGCGATCCTGCTGCGCTGGACCGTGCCACGGGTTCGCATCGACCAGCTGCTTGATCTGGGCTGGAAGTTCTTGCTGCCGATCGCCCTGGTGAACCTGTTGGTGACCGCCGGCCTCAAGCTCGCCTTCCCCGCCTTCTTCGGCGGCTGA
- a CDS encoding NAD(P)H-quinone oxidoreductase subunit 4 has product MHLDVATLLAATADQASSTAFPWLSASILFPIGAALCIPFVPDQGDGKQVRWFALGIALCTFLLTVGAYLTGYDPSNPDLQLVEKVSWLPDLGLEWSVGADGISMPLILLSSFITALAVLAAWPVSFKPKLFYFLLLAMDGGQIAVFAVQDMLLFFLAWELELIPVYLLLAIWGGKKRQYAATKFILYTAGSSLFILLAGLAMAFYGDHISFNYTDLMEKGFSAKFQLLAYAGLLIAFGVKLPIVPLHTWLPDAHGEATAPVHMLLAGILLKMGGYALLRFNCQILPDAHAVFAPLLVVLGVVNIIYAALTSFAQRNLKRKIAYSSISHMGFVLIGIGSFSALGSSGAMLQMISHGLIGASLFFLVGATYDRTHTLQLDEMGGVGQKMRKMFALWTVCSLASLALPGMSGFVSELMVFVGFATDDAYTLPFRVVIDGLAAIGVILTPIYLLSMLREIFYGQEKAELVGHTNLVDAEPREIYIIGCLLVPIIGIGLYPRLMTDSYKATMEVLVARDESAMKALNAPAGAGLIRQAPLKAPVLAG; this is encoded by the coding sequence GTGCATCTGGATGTCGCCACGCTCCTGGCCGCAACGGCGGACCAGGCGAGCAGCACAGCCTTTCCCTGGCTGAGCGCCTCAATTCTGTTTCCAATCGGCGCTGCGCTCTGCATCCCCTTCGTGCCTGATCAAGGTGACGGCAAGCAGGTGCGCTGGTTTGCGCTGGGCATTGCCCTCTGCACCTTCTTGCTCACGGTGGGGGCGTATCTCACCGGCTATGACCCCAGCAATCCTGATCTCCAGCTGGTGGAGAAGGTGAGCTGGCTGCCGGATCTGGGGCTGGAATGGTCGGTGGGTGCCGACGGTATCTCGATGCCGCTGATCCTCCTGAGCAGCTTCATCACGGCCCTGGCGGTGCTGGCGGCCTGGCCAGTGAGCTTCAAACCAAAGCTGTTTTATTTCCTCCTGCTGGCGATGGATGGCGGCCAGATCGCCGTGTTTGCCGTGCAGGACATGCTTCTGTTCTTCCTCGCCTGGGAGCTGGAGCTGATCCCGGTGTACCTGTTGCTGGCGATCTGGGGCGGCAAGAAACGCCAATACGCCGCAACCAAATTCATTCTCTACACCGCTGGCAGCTCCCTCTTCATCCTCCTGGCTGGCCTGGCGATGGCCTTCTACGGCGACCACATCAGCTTCAACTACACCGATCTGATGGAGAAGGGCTTCTCCGCGAAGTTCCAGCTGTTGGCCTACGCCGGCCTACTCATCGCGTTCGGGGTGAAACTCCCGATCGTGCCACTGCACACCTGGCTGCCCGATGCCCACGGTGAAGCCACGGCGCCTGTACACATGCTGCTGGCGGGCATCCTCTTGAAGATGGGCGGCTATGCCCTGCTGCGCTTCAACTGCCAGATCCTTCCCGATGCCCATGCGGTGTTTGCGCCGCTACTCGTGGTGCTCGGCGTGGTGAACATCATTTATGCAGCGCTCACCTCGTTCGCCCAGCGCAACCTCAAACGCAAGATCGCGTACAGCTCGATCAGCCACATGGGCTTCGTGCTGATCGGCATCGGCAGCTTCAGTGCCCTGGGATCCAGCGGCGCGATGCTGCAGATGATCAGCCACGGCCTGATCGGTGCTTCGCTCTTTTTCCTGGTGGGAGCCACCTACGACCGCACCCACACCCTTCAGCTCGATGAGATGGGCGGCGTTGGTCAGAAGATGCGCAAGATGTTCGCCCTGTGGACCGTGTGCTCACTGGCATCGCTGGCGCTGCCGGGCATGAGCGGCTTTGTGAGCGAGCTGATGGTGTTCGTGGGCTTCGCCACCGACGACGCCTACACCCTGCCCTTCCGTGTGGTGATCGATGGTCTGGCCGCGATCGGTGTGATCCTCACGCCGATTTATCTGCTCTCGATGCTGCGCGAGATCTTCTACGGCCAGGAGAAAGCTGAGCTGGTTGGCCACACCAACCTGGTGGATGCCGAGCCGCGCGAGATTTACATCATTGGCTGTTTGCTGGTACCGATCATCGGCATCGGCCTCTATCCGCGCCTGATGACCGACAGCTACAAGGCCACCATGGAGGTGCTGGTCGCCCGCGATGAAAGCGCCATGAAAGCGCTCAATGCCCCCGCCGGAGCTGGTCTAATCCGCCAAGCCCCTCTGAAAGCCCCTGTTCTGGCTGGGTAA
- a CDS encoding NADH-quinone oxidoreductase subunit J, producing MTIASSTQLICFTVLSAVVAIGALGVVLLPNIVYSAFLLGGVFLSVAGLYLLLNASFVAAAQVLVYVGAVNVLILFAIMLVNKKENLAAIPGLGLRRLLSGAVCAGLFALLLRVAFTTPWATPGPEPVGDEATIRIGEHLFSDYLLPFELASVLLLMAMIGAIVLARRDVLTADIATGEPADQGLIEKSRTPLLVEKTNS from the coding sequence ATGACCATCGCTTCCTCCACCCAGCTGATCTGCTTCACGGTGCTGTCGGCCGTGGTGGCCATTGGAGCCCTGGGCGTGGTGCTGCTGCCCAACATCGTGTATTCCGCCTTCCTGCTCGGCGGGGTCTTTCTTTCGGTGGCGGGTCTCTATCTGCTGCTCAATGCGAGCTTCGTAGCCGCCGCCCAGGTGCTGGTGTACGTGGGTGCGGTGAACGTGTTGATCCTGTTCGCGATCATGCTCGTGAACAAAAAGGAAAACCTCGCGGCGATTCCTGGTCTTGGGTTGCGCCGCCTGCTCTCCGGTGCTGTCTGTGCCGGCCTGTTTGCTCTGCTGCTGCGGGTGGCCTTCACCACCCCATGGGCCACTCCAGGGCCTGAGCCCGTGGGCGACGAAGCCACGATCCGCATCGGTGAGCACCTGTTCAGCGACTACCTGCTTCCCTTCGAGCTGGCGTCTGTGTTGCTGCTGATGGCCATGATCGGCGCCATTGTGCTGGCACGCCGTGATGTGCTCACCGCAGACATCGCCACAGGAGAGCCCGCCGATCAGGGCCTGATCGAAAAATCGCGCACCCCCCTGCTGGTGGAGAAGACCAACTCATGA
- a CDS encoding NAD(+) kinase, with translation MRLDTVWLIHRAASQAALRQARRSAETLREQGVNVAVAMSGATANPFPGLLADEGGPPDLAVVLGGDGTVLGAARHLAPLGIPILCFNVGGHFGFLTHERKLLSQGLGPDGERDLWDRLRDDRFALERRMMLEARTDRSDAVYAALNDFYFRPGLDEVSPTCVLELEIDGEVVDQYRGDGLIISTATGSTGYSMAAGGPILHPGVEAIVVNPICPMSLSSRPVVVPPRAQLAVWPLGEASRRVRLWNDGAHATVLEPGDRCDVSRSPHHALMVLLEQNPSYYRTLSRKLHWAGSLTAAEPSPN, from the coding sequence ATGCGCCTTGACACTGTTTGGTTGATTCACCGGGCTGCAAGCCAGGCGGCCCTTCGTCAGGCTCGCCGCAGCGCTGAGACCCTGCGCGAGCAGGGTGTGAACGTGGCGGTGGCCATGAGCGGTGCCACCGCCAACCCCTTCCCCGGTCTGCTCGCCGATGAGGGCGGTCCACCGGATCTCGCTGTGGTGCTCGGCGGTGATGGCACGGTGCTTGGTGCCGCACGCCATCTGGCGCCCCTCGGGATCCCGATCCTCTGCTTCAACGTGGGCGGGCACTTCGGCTTTCTCACCCACGAGCGCAAGCTGCTCAGCCAGGGGCTGGGCCCCGATGGGGAGCGAGATCTGTGGGATCGCCTGCGCGACGATCGCTTTGCCCTCGAGCGGCGGATGATGCTGGAGGCCCGCACCGACCGCAGCGACGCGGTGTATGCCGCTCTCAACGACTTCTATTTCCGGCCAGGTCTCGATGAGGTGTCCCCCACCTGCGTGCTCGAGCTGGAGATCGATGGTGAGGTGGTGGATCAATACCGCGGTGATGGCCTGATCATTTCCACAGCCACTGGCTCCACCGGTTACTCGATGGCCGCTGGCGGCCCGATCCTGCATCCGGGGGTGGAGGCGATCGTGGTGAATCCGATCTGCCCGATGAGCCTCTCCAGCCGGCCTGTGGTGGTGCCACCGCGTGCGCAGTTGGCGGTGTGGCCGCTTGGGGAGGCCAGCCGCCGGGTACGCCTCTGGAATGACGGCGCCCATGCCACCGTGCTCGAGCCTGGCGATCGTTGCGATGTGAGCCGTTCCCCGCACCATGCGCTGATGGTGCTGCTTGAGCAGAACCCCTCCTACTACCGCACGCTCAGCCGCAAACTGCACTGGGCCGGCAGTCTCACTGCTGCTGAACCCTCCCCCAACTGA
- the ndhI gene encoding NAD(P)H-quinone oxidoreductase subunit I has protein sequence MFGFLKKVGDYTRDAVGAANYLTQGLSVTFDHLKRRPVTVQYPYEKLIPSERYRGRIHYEFDKCIACEVCVRVCPINLPVVDWVMNKATKKKELRNYSIDFGVCIFCGNCVEYCPTNCLSMTEEYELAAFDRHSLNYDNVALGRLPTSVTSDPAVIPLRELAYLPKGEMDPHGVDPARPRAGQLPSQVQTAPAASEDNA, from the coding sequence ATGTTCGGGTTTCTCAAAAAAGTCGGTGACTACACCCGCGACGCGGTGGGTGCGGCCAACTACCTGACCCAGGGCCTTTCGGTCACGTTCGACCACCTGAAGCGGCGGCCGGTCACCGTGCAGTATCCCTACGAGAAGCTGATCCCTTCCGAGCGCTACAGGGGCAGGATCCACTACGAATTCGACAAGTGCATCGCCTGTGAGGTGTGTGTGCGCGTCTGTCCAATCAACCTGCCAGTGGTGGATTGGGTGATGAACAAGGCCACGAAGAAGAAGGAGCTACGCAACTATTCGATCGATTTCGGGGTCTGCATCTTCTGCGGCAACTGCGTGGAGTACTGCCCCACCAACTGCCTTTCCATGACCGAGGAATACGAGCTGGCGGCGTTCGATCGCCACAGCCTCAACTACGACAATGTGGCGCTCGGACGCTTGCCTACGAGCGTCACCAGCGATCCGGCGGTGATCCCGCTGCGCGAGCTGGCCTACCTGCCCAAGGGTGAAATGGATCCCCATGGTGTCGACCCTGCCCGCCCCCGGGCTGGTCAACTGCCCTCCCAGGTGCAGACTGCCCCCGCAGCCAGCGAGGACAACGCCTGA
- a CDS encoding segregation/condensation protein A produces the protein MATDGARLAIRLLQDAAERGELDPWDVDVIAVVDGFLDQLRQRIEVPRLVAAMGRGGSYEQDLAETSEAFLAASMLVSLKAEVLEAQTFPPEPLLDDDVSFDFDAEGQGWLLSPGVELPRRPERHLLRRPVAPPPLQRPVTLGELIRQLEDIAERLEQEEGQRSRRQRPKRYSDRAVIEQVAALAHREKLPETTAALSQFLLQWPQSLEWTGFEGLVEAWRAVAPPDLDSDRVGVFWALLFLCSQGKVELDQQGGLFGPLQLKRLLDERETVQLPLPSELGSARGPAREPLAA, from the coding sequence GTGGCTACAGATGGCGCCAGGTTGGCCATCCGCCTGTTGCAGGACGCCGCAGAGCGCGGTGAGCTTGATCCCTGGGATGTGGATGTGATCGCCGTCGTGGACGGCTTTCTCGATCAGCTACGGCAGCGCATCGAAGTGCCGAGGCTGGTGGCGGCCATGGGCCGGGGCGGCAGCTACGAGCAGGATCTGGCCGAAACCAGCGAAGCCTTTCTGGCCGCCTCAATGCTGGTGAGCCTCAAAGCAGAAGTGCTGGAGGCGCAAACCTTCCCGCCCGAACCACTACTCGACGATGACGTCAGTTTTGATTTCGATGCCGAAGGCCAGGGCTGGCTGCTCAGCCCTGGAGTGGAACTGCCGAGGCGGCCTGAGCGCCATCTGCTGAGGCGGCCGGTGGCACCGCCACCCCTGCAGCGGCCGGTGACCCTGGGTGAGCTGATCCGTCAGCTGGAAGACATCGCCGAGCGGCTAGAGCAGGAGGAGGGGCAACGCAGCAGACGCCAGCGCCCGAAGCGCTACAGCGATCGGGCGGTGATCGAGCAGGTGGCGGCCCTGGCTCACCGCGAGAAGCTGCCGGAAACCACCGCAGCCCTCAGTCAGTTCCTGCTGCAGTGGCCACAGTCGCTGGAGTGGACGGGCTTTGAAGGCCTGGTGGAAGCCTGGCGGGCCGTGGCTCCACCCGATCTCGACAGCGATCGGGTGGGGGTGTTCTGGGCGCTGCTGTTCCTGTGCTCCCAAGGCAAGGTTGAATTGGACCAGCAGGGCGGCTTGTTCGGACCTCTGCAGCTCAAGCGCCTGCTTGATGAGCGCGAGACCGTGCAGCTACCCCTGCCCAGCGAGCTTGGGTCAGCTCGGGGGCCGGCTCGAGAGCCACTGGCCGCTTAG
- a CDS encoding methylenetetrahydrofolate reductase, with product MPPRGGDVSGTMAHARLLKGLVHAVNVTDGSRAVMRMSSLAVCRLLLEEGIEPVWQLACRDRNRIALQADLLGAHALGIRNVLCLTGDPVRAGDQPGARSVNELESVRLLQQLQALNQGLDPVQGSLADGATALFPGAAADPQSPSWSGLKSRIARKHAAGARFLQTQMVMDAECLKRFVGEITGPLGLPVLAGVFLLKSAKNAAFINRVVPGANIPQAIIDRLAAATNPADEGISIAAEQVAAYAGIAQGVHLMAVKAEERIPLILERAGISSRC from the coding sequence ATGCCACCGCGGGGCGGTGATGTGAGCGGCACCATGGCCCACGCGCGTCTGCTCAAAGGGCTCGTGCATGCCGTGAACGTGACCGATGGAAGCCGGGCCGTGATGCGGATGAGCAGCCTGGCCGTGTGCAGGCTGCTGCTGGAGGAGGGGATCGAGCCTGTGTGGCAGCTGGCCTGCCGCGACCGCAACCGCATTGCCCTGCAGGCTGATCTGCTGGGTGCCCACGCCTTGGGCATTCGCAATGTGCTCTGCCTCACTGGCGATCCCGTGCGCGCAGGAGATCAGCCCGGTGCGCGTTCTGTGAACGAGCTGGAATCGGTGCGTTTGCTGCAGCAGCTGCAAGCGCTGAACCAGGGCCTCGATCCAGTGCAGGGCTCCTTGGCGGATGGTGCTACTGCTCTGTTCCCCGGCGCGGCTGCTGATCCCCAGAGCCCCAGCTGGAGCGGGCTCAAGAGCAGGATCGCGCGGAAGCATGCTGCCGGTGCGCGGTTTCTGCAAACTCAGATGGTGATGGATGCGGAGTGCCTGAAGCGCTTTGTGGGTGAGATCACCGGCCCGCTGGGGCTGCCGGTGCTGGCCGGGGTGTTTCTGCTCAAGTCGGCCAAGAATGCGGCCTTCATTAACCGCGTGGTGCCGGGCGCCAACATCCCGCAGGCGATCATTGATCGCCTGGCTGCTGCGACGAACCCAGCGGATGAAGGCATCAGCATCGCTGCTGAGCAAGTAGCGGCCTATGCCGGCATCGCCCAGGGGGTGCACCTGATGGCGGTCAAGGCCGAGGAGCGCATCCCCCTGATCTTGGAGCGCGCTGGGATCAGCTCGCGTTGCTAA
- a CDS encoding NDP-sugar synthase, whose amino-acid sequence MKAMILAAGKGTRVRPITHIVPKPMIPILQKPVMEFLLELLREHGFTEIMVNVSHLAEEIENYFRDGQRFGVEIAYSFEGRIEDGELIGDALGSAGGLKKIQTFQRFFDDTFVVLCGDALIDLDLSEAVRRHKAKGAMASLITKRVPRDQVSSYGVVVTDDDGLVRSFQEKPAVDEAASDMINTGIYIFEPEVLDYVPDGVPFDIGSDLFPRLVADHAAFYALPMEFEWVDIGKVPDYWQAIRSVLQGQVRQVQIPGKEVRPGIYAGLNVAANWDKINVEGPIYVGGMSRIEDGATIIGPAMIGPSCHICEGATIDNSIIFDYSRIGPGVRLVEKLVFGRYCVDRNGDHFDLQEAALDWLITDVRRQDHATPSPQQKAMAELLGTDLSISNAS is encoded by the coding sequence ATGAAGGCGATGATCCTGGCGGCCGGTAAGGGGACCCGGGTGCGACCGATCACCCACATCGTCCCCAAGCCGATGATCCCGATCCTCCAGAAACCCGTGATGGAGTTTCTGCTGGAGTTACTGCGGGAACACGGCTTCACCGAAATCATGGTGAACGTCTCCCACTTGGCCGAGGAGATCGAAAACTATTTCCGTGATGGCCAACGCTTCGGCGTAGAGATCGCTTACAGCTTTGAAGGCCGCATTGAAGATGGCGAGCTGATCGGCGATGCCCTGGGCTCAGCCGGCGGCCTCAAGAAGATCCAGACGTTCCAGCGCTTCTTCGATGACACCTTTGTGGTGCTCTGCGGCGATGCCTTGATCGACCTCGACCTGAGCGAGGCGGTACGCCGCCACAAAGCCAAAGGGGCCATGGCCAGCCTGATCACCAAGCGCGTGCCGCGCGATCAGGTGAGCAGCTACGGCGTGGTCGTCACCGACGACGACGGACTGGTGCGCTCCTTCCAGGAAAAGCCGGCGGTGGATGAGGCCGCCAGCGACATGATCAACACCGGTATCTACATCTTCGAGCCGGAGGTGCTCGATTACGTGCCAGACGGTGTGCCGTTCGATATCGGCTCGGATCTTTTCCCCCGGCTAGTGGCCGACCATGCCGCGTTCTACGCCCTGCCGATGGAATTCGAATGGGTGGATATCGGCAAGGTTCCCGACTACTGGCAAGCCATCCGCAGCGTGCTGCAGGGCCAAGTGCGCCAAGTGCAGATCCCGGGCAAGGAAGTGCGCCCCGGCATCTACGCCGGCCTGAATGTGGCGGCCAACTGGGACAAAATCAACGTTGAAGGCCCCATCTACGTGGGTGGGATGAGCCGCATCGAAGATGGCGCCACGATTATTGGGCCAGCCATGATCGGCCCGAGTTGCCACATTTGTGAAGGTGCCACGATCGACAACTCGATCATCTTTGACTACTCCCGCATCGGCCCTGGCGTCCGGCTGGTGGAAAAGCTGGTGTTCGGCCGCTACTGCGTGGATCGCAATGGCGATCACTTTGATCTTCAGGAAGCCGCTCTCGACTGGCTGATCACCGACGTGCGTCGCCAGGATCACGCCACTCCATCACCACAGCAGAAAGCCATGGCTGAACTGCTTGGCACCGATCTATCGATTAGCAACGCGAGCTGA
- a CDS encoding LapA family protein, giving the protein MKQLNFLLIFSFGLAMVMFTLENTAPTTVQFLPGLSTTMPLAALLLLVGGIGATAAWVFAVWTGVVKRVESQVNPGEAEAQQVRIRELEDDVQRYRAAVDAQLGLLPAAGESSAQSEPA; this is encoded by the coding sequence ATGAAGCAGCTGAACTTCCTGCTGATCTTCAGCTTCGGCCTGGCCATGGTGATGTTCACCCTCGAGAACACCGCTCCCACCACCGTTCAGTTCCTCCCTGGCCTCAGCACCACCATGCCGCTGGCAGCTCTGTTGCTGCTGGTGGGTGGAATCGGCGCTACGGCGGCCTGGGTGTTTGCTGTGTGGACCGGTGTGGTGAAACGCGTGGAGAGTCAGGTCAATCCTGGCGAAGCTGAAGCGCAGCAGGTGCGCATCCGCGAACTGGAAGACGATGTGCAGCGCTACCGGGCTGCGGTGGACGCCCAGCTGGGCCTGCTGCCGGCCGCAGGGGAGAGTTCGGCCCAAAGCGAACCTGCCTGA
- a CDS encoding response regulator transcription factor, whose protein sequence is MDLSERELEIIDLVAQGLTNQEIGERLMISKRTVDNHVSNVFTKTGAKNRVALLNWAMDHGKICRDGFNCCNLPQEGTPG, encoded by the coding sequence ATGGATCTCTCGGAGCGGGAACTAGAGATCATCGATCTGGTGGCTCAGGGGCTGACCAACCAAGAGATCGGCGAGCGCTTGATGATCAGCAAGCGCACGGTGGACAACCACGTGAGCAACGTGTTCACCAAAACGGGCGCTAAAAACCGGGTAGCGCTGCTCAACTGGGCCATGGATCACGGCAAGATCTGCCGCGATGGCTTCAACTGTTGCAACCTGCCTCAGGAGGGCACGCCGGGTTGA